The following nucleotide sequence is from Citrus sinensis cultivar Valencia sweet orange chromosome 6, DVS_A1.0, whole genome shotgun sequence.
CCACGAGCGAAATAGGACTGGAGCAGAGTCCTGTTGAGGATGCCGGTGCTGCCGACGACCATTATGAATCCGCACATGATTCAGATGACAGAAATGAGCCAGAGGTAACTTCTGTCGGAACTTCAATTTACAATGCACATATACCTATCCGGCATTTTGTCATTACTTTCTTATTTGCGTAAATTGTAGGCAAGGACTAAGTTCCGCAATGATTATTTCGTTGGACGACTGGATAAAATAGAGACTTCCATTCACGAGTTGAGGTCGGAACTTCAGACTGGACACAGTTCCATTAACGAACTGAGGTCAGAAATTATGGCGGAACGCAGAGAAGCACAACAATATAGAGCAGCGGTCATGGGGTTTATGGCTTCGTTTGGCGCGGGTGCTTCAAAGGGCGCGTACGGTGATTCTCCGTTTGGCCCCTCGCACACGGTGAGCAAGTTCCATACGTTTTCAGATTGTTATTATGATTTCAAACCCGAACTTATGTTAATATGTTCATCTCCTCGAAACAACAGGCCCCAGATGGCTATGGTCCGAACATTGATGCTGGCTATGGTACGCATACTGATGCTGGTAATAACGACGAGCACACCCCTATGTCCTTGTACAGTGTATATGGGGACATAAGTGATGACAGTGTACAGATATTCACGGAGGCACCTCCCGGCGTTAGTAAGTTTGGGCGTCCGTACCGACCGTCGTATATATTTGGCAGTCCTTACTTCATTCCTCCTTTCAAGAGAGTTAGGAATGTCAGACCTATACCCGCACTCAACATTACGGACTatgaaattgatgaaagaTCGAGTGTCGATATGAATCTGCTTAGGGGACTAGAAAACTCAAGGCTATGTGAGGAGTTTGATCAGTGGTTTGCCGGCAACATTTTCGTGGATCAGCCTGTCCAACAACCTCgaaatttctttgaaatacTCATGGGCAATGCTTCGATGGGGTGGCTTGGTGACGAGGTAAGTGTGTTTAATGGTCAGTACATTACAATacacaataatatttctaCTGCCATGgataatgatataaatttactTGGTATAATCCCTTCACAGCATATTCACACGTATTATCGCTTGATCAGCGAGAAGTAATGGCGGTTTCCAAATGCACTACCACAGCGCGTCACGCATACAGATACATTCTTTTAGGCATGTTTTCgaattttataatcattaattaacATTTCGATGTTTGAAATATCTcgaaatgttattaattttctattcatCGTGTAATAGGTGTTCCTAAAGTAATTATGGAACAATGGTAGTTGTGATGTCCATTCATTACAATATGGCAACAACTTGAGCAGCTATATGGATGGGCGGGAAGATCTCATGTCCAAACCGTTTACGGATGTTGATATGGTAAGAATTGTCATCATATTTTATGGTAATTGTGTATAAAATATACTAATTtaccaatttatttatgtagaTATTCATCCCTGTGAATTTGGATGGCGATCATTGGGTACTAGCTCGAGCGGACCTTCGCGCGAGAAGGATGCAGATTTACGACTCGTTGGTTACCTTTCGCGAGGACAAAACATATTTGCATAAATTCAAACCTCTTCAGGTCGTCTTCCCTCAATGGCTTCAAGATGTTGGATTCTATAACATTCGACTTGAGCTGCAGAGTGCCGACTCTTGGAAAGTAAGAATCGTTAAGGATGTGCCCCAACAAGAACCTGGAAGTAGTGATTGCGGTGTATTTATGTTGATGTTTACAATGTATTTGATGTTCGGGCTAAAACTTGATTTTGATAGTAGCCACGGGCATTACTTCAGGAAGAAAATTGCTGTAGATATATTCACGGGCGATATTGCCTTGTAAGTCGTTGTATTGTATTCAGACTTGATGTATGGATGTagattgtttttctaataaatataaacttttgatatattcatatatttagctATAAGTAATTATTCATCATGGGATTTTTACTCATTATGCAAATGAACATAACATAATATACCTCATTACATATAACTCATTAcatataattgtaatataaattataataagagttTTCTATCCATAATTAGTTATAATGACACAGTCAGTTTGGATTCGACACAATGAGATTTTTACATCTCTTGCGGTTATGACCGGGTTGGTTGCATCGACCACATCTCACAGTTCTTCGGTTAACATCCTCACCGATAGAAGGAATTCTTAACTCTGGACGACGACCAGGTGGTGGTGCTTCGATCGGTGGGTTAACTCTGATTTCTTGGATTTCTTCTAGAATGTCCCAATCTGTCATGTCCCCAACCGGCTCCACTGGTTCTGCATATGCCATGACTAATGAATCTTTAGAGTAATAATCAGAGCAAAGACTTATGTAATCCACACGGACGATCAGACAAGCAGCAATTGCATGCGCACAAACAAGCTGATCGAGTTGGAATACTCTACATGAACAAGTTCTTTCATGAATGTCAACTATCCCTTCCTTCATACCACCACCCAAAATATGAAATCGATGCTGAGACACTGGCCGAACGGTCATTCTTTCGGCCAAAATTCTCCTTTCGCCGATTATCTCATCTGCCCACGTCGTTAGACGAGTGCTCATCGATTCAGCCACAAgttttctatcataaaaccattgctgtaatgtttttctaaagtgatcaacaagatgagtaaTAGGAAATTTTCGCGGTTCCCTCATTAAAGAATTCACGCTTTCTGCAATGTTGGTGGTAAGTATGATGTATCTCTTACCTTCAAATTCAGACCTTGCCCAGTTACACGTGCCCACATTATTCTCTAAGTAATCAGCCGCGGCCGAGTGGAGCATCCACAACCCTTCAAGttgtcttttaaattcttcgtGTGCATATGCCTTTGCTGCATTAATAAAAGCTGGCTTGAATTGATCCCAAATAGCTTTGGACATCCTGAATTTAGACTTAATGTTGCATTTGACATGGTAAAAACAAACTCCATGACTAGCAGTGTGAAATGCTTTTAAAACGGCTCGCTTGATGGCAGTGCATCGATCAGAGATAAATACTAACTCTGGCCTATCGCCAATCACTCCGTGTAACTTCGTCATAAACCATTCCCAATCATCATTGTTTTCTGAATCCATGACCCCAATAGCTAATGGATACAGTTGATTATTACCATCCAGACATGTTGCTACAAACATGCTTCCATGATATAGCCCCTTCAAATGAGTGCCATCTACAGCGATCACAGGCCTTATGTACTGTGTGAAACCCTTGATGGAAGATCAAAGCGCAACAAAGTAgtataagaaattatcatcTCCATTCCGCTGGAGGTGTGTCACTGTGCCCTCATTTGCTTTGGTCAAAACGTGAGAGTATTTGGGAAGTAAGTTGTATGACTCTGCAGGGTTCCCTCGTACTATTTCAAGACCGACTTCTTTAGCTCGATATGCTTGCTGATATGTTAACTGGACCCCGTATTCTTGCTGCATGTCTGCTCTAATGTCATTCGGCGTGTATATCCGTTTATCCTGAATAAATTTATCCGCGATAAGATGGCCAACAACTTGACTCCTAACTTGACGGAGGCCACTAGGCAAAACCTCATTAGAGCACATATGAACATTGTCAACTCTTCTCACTACCCAAGGAACATTATGCTCATCCGAACCTCTTGTTGCGCGAAGACGCCAATTACATAATTCTGAAGAACAGTGAGCCTCAAAGCGTGTCGTTGTGGACcgtgcaatcttgaaatcaaacttttcTCGCAAGGCCACTTTGCGCAATTCCAGTATTAACTCATTCTTCTCAGCGAACAACTTTCCCACACCAATGTTGGCAGAATTACAACTTCTAACTAAGTCTGGAGCAACCAAGTTTGAAGGCAAAACTGGAGCAAGACTCACCAGGGGATCAACTGTTGTCCTCCTCCTCGAACGGGCCATCGGAGGAATAGGTCGATTCTCTCTATTGTTAACAGGAATATCATACTGATTCTCATCCTCATCATTGATAGGAATATCGGAATGACCAGTGTCCCTATCATCAACTTCAGTATTGAAGTTCATGCCTTGCACATTATCAGCTTCTGTGTTGTTGGTGTTATAACCAGGATCATCATAACTGCGGAACTCATTATTCTGAAATGGAGAGTAATGTTGCCCTAACGATGTCCGTAATAGTAATACATTATCTTCAACATCCGCTAACGTAATGCCATTATCATCAATAGTGTCATTGTTTTCGTTGACTGGTGAGTAATGTTGTTGGAACGACATTTGTTGTGCTATCACCTCTTCCTCAATATCAGGGACAGACTCGTTTGCTCTAAACGAACTTTCACTTTCCACAAGTGGCTCAGGATTTTCGGCCGGAACTCGAGGATGTGTGGTGACAAATATAAGGATGCATCCATAATTGACCACATCAGAGGCCATGTGCAGCACAACATTaaccatttcatcattaaatatatccATAGGTAGTGAGCATGCACGATACATTGTGTTACTAGAtctcaaagttgtcttcattgACAAACTATATTCATTAGGATTTATCTGTAAAACTTCATACACCCTTGCCATAAATTGATCAAACGTACAATCTTTCCGAACTAAAAATGCTGTATTCTTCGCATTCACGTACTCCGTACGGCCATCTACTAATGTCTCCCACCAACCGTCATAACATAATTGAAGTACAACAGAATCCattaaacctaaaaaaaaaacaaaagagataaGATTTCATGCTACAAAACCTAGTAAAAATGAATATGTAGTACATTTATGTGGATGAAATGAAGTATACAATTTTGGATTTACTTCGTCTCATCGTAAGCTTCGAAACGATATATTATACACCTAAAACGGACACATGTAGCCCACGTTATTACTTTcggaaaataacttaaatttagtgagacaggcagtgggacaggtgcctgtctcacataaaaccagcagatttatgtgagacagacgcctgtcccacttgcctgtctcacataaaatCAGTGGTAACAAgtgagacaggcgcctgtcccacttgcctgtctcacataaattCAGTGGTAACAAgtgagacaggcgcctgtccTACTtacctgtctcacataaaaccagtgGTAACAAGTGAGACAAGCGCCTGTCTCACATGCCTGTCGCACATATTTTGGTGAGACAGGCAAGTGGGACAGGCACCTGTCTCATATAAAAC
It contains:
- the LOC112498633 gene encoding putative ubiquitin-like-specific protease 1B, with product MDGREDLMSKPFTDVDMIFIPVNLDGDHWVLARADLRARRMQIYDSLVTFREDKTYLHKFKPLQVVFPQWLQDVGFYNIRLELQSADSWKVRIVKDVPQQEPGSSDCGVFMLMFTMYLMFGLKLDFDSSHGHYFRKKIAVDIFTGDIAL
- the LOC127902962 gene encoding uncharacterized protein LOC127902962, encoding MNLHFKTMNDTDALKIAMFYFADRVLHGRNDHCQINFNLLNEVDDINYFRSIPWGRLSWETIYKNIDNVLNGKAKKFKKASAENPLHRIEKYNFYGFTSAVHAWIFEAIEGLPLEWVEKIRRKGPRIVRWKPVASSNINFGEVYSYLNERLDGTIFQTLKPDAKERATNYWKSVEDYVPYLPSWHQPSINAPSNIGPNEVDPDPTSEIGLEQSPVEDAGAADDHYESAHDSDDRNEPEARTKFRNDYFVGRLDKIETSIHELRSELQTGHSSINELRSEIMAERREAQQYRAAVMGFMASFGAGASKGAYGDSPFGPSHTAPDGYGPNIDAGYGTHTDAGNNDEHTPMSLYSVYGDISDDSVQIFTEAPPGVSKFGRPYRPSYIFGSPYFIPPFKRVRNVRPIPALNITDYEIDERSSVDMNLLRGLENSRLCEEFDQWFAGNIFVDQPVQQPRNFFEILMGNASMGWLGDEHIHTYYRLISEK